From Nicotiana tabacum cultivar K326 chromosome 22, ASM71507v2, whole genome shotgun sequence, one genomic window encodes:
- the LOC107796544 gene encoding uncharacterized protein LOC107796544: protein MHQAASNINYKIWIFWDQDFTGSIIDQDEQQMTVELKHVEAVGVFQLTIVYAKCKANLRRPLWEVLRQTSLTCTIPWCVLGDFNVIASIEEKIGSLPYQMRKSLEFLSMIEDCGLVVLGFYGSRYTWSNGRGPGSIIWKRLDREMVNDNWLISFPATTISHLSSIGFDHNPLLMEMNIRQDTSKKYFKFLNCWVENEGFIPLVHEVWNQEVRGNAMWIVHQKLKAVSNALSKWSRQEYVDIF from the coding sequence ATGCATCAAGCAGCATCAAATATCAACTACAAAATCTGGATCTTTTGGGATCAAGATTTTACAGGCTCAATCATTGACCAAGATGAGCAGCAAATGACTGTTGAACTAAAGCATGTAGAAGCAGTTGGAGTTTTCCAGTTAACTATTGTTTATGCCAAGTGTAAAGCAAATCTCAGAAGACCACTGTGGGAAGTATTGAGGCAAACATCTTTGACCTGTACCATCCCATGGTGTGTGCTTGGAGATTTCAATGTTATTGCATCTATTGAAGAAAAGATAGGGAGTCTACCATACCAAATGAGAAAGAGCTTGGAATTCCTCAGTATGATAGAAGATTGTGGACTTGTAGTCCTGGGGTTCTATGGTTCTAGGTATACATGGTCCAATGGCAGAGGTCCAGGATCAATAATTTGGAAAAGATTGGACAGAGAGATGGTAAATGACAACTGGCTGATCTCCTTCCCAGCTACCACCATTTCACACCTATCATCCATTGGGTTTGATCACAATCCTCTGCTGATGGAGATGAATATCAGACAGGATACTAgcaaaaaatatttcaagtttCTCAACTGTTGGGTGGAAAATGAAGGTTTCATACCCCTGGTTCATGAAGTCTGGAATCAGGAAGTCAGAGGCAATGCTATGTGGATCGTCCATCAAAAGCTTAAAGCAGTCTCTAATGCTTTAAGTAAATGGTCGAGGCAGGAATATGTGGATATTTTTTAG